One window of Jannaschia sp. CCS1 genomic DNA carries:
- a CDS encoding arginyltransferase, whose protein sequence is MRHTLPIAPQFYVTAPQACPYLDGRRERKLFTALQGDQAETLNNSLSKQGFRRSQNVLYRPSCTDCAACLSARIRVADFAPRRGHKRISRRNEHLFRNPRSAWATEEQYALFRTYLDTRHADGGMADMDVFEFAAMIEETPVKTRVIEYRDRTDGDDLAAVCLTDILDDGLSLVYSFFAPELQKNSLGTYVILDHIALAQEAGLPYVYLGYWVPGSTKMGYKASFPALEVHVNGDWQDIGDPADYDTQTHPLSTDPIAQQVAQITLPDLRGENGRSDGLRGFSDGP, encoded by the coding sequence ATGCGTCATACGCTTCCCATCGCGCCGCAATTCTATGTGACGGCCCCGCAAGCCTGCCCTTACCTTGATGGTCGGCGCGAGCGGAAGCTGTTTACCGCGTTGCAGGGCGATCAGGCAGAGACGCTGAACAATTCGCTGAGCAAGCAAGGGTTCCGGCGATCTCAGAACGTGCTTTACCGCCCATCCTGCACCGATTGCGCGGCCTGTCTGTCGGCGCGCATCCGGGTGGCGGATTTTGCCCCCAGACGCGGTCACAAGCGGATTTCCAGACGCAATGAGCATCTGTTTCGCAACCCCCGCTCGGCCTGGGCGACAGAGGAGCAATATGCGCTGTTCCGCACCTACCTCGACACCCGCCACGCCGATGGTGGCATGGCGGATATGGACGTGTTTGAATTTGCCGCGATGATCGAGGAGACGCCGGTAAAGACCCGCGTGATCGAGTATCGCGACCGGACCGATGGCGATGATCTGGCCGCCGTCTGCCTGACCGACATCCTGGATGACGGCCTTAGCCTGGTCTATTCCTTCTTCGCGCCGGAGCTTCAGAAAAACTCCTTGGGCACCTACGTGATCCTGGATCATATCGCCCTCGCCCAGGAAGCCGGGCTGCCCTATGTGTACCTGGGCTATTGGGTGCCCGGATCGACGAAAATGGGCTACAAGGCCAGCTTCCCGGCGCTGGAGGTCCATGTGAATGGGGACTGGCAAGACATCGGCGACCCCGCAGATTACGACACTCAGACCCATCCGCTGTCCACCGACCCCATCGCGCAGCAGGTGGCCCAGATCACGCTGCCGGATCTTCGCGGGGAAAACGGGCGTAGCGACGGCCTGCGCGGCTTCAGTGACGGACCTTAG
- a CDS encoding DUF2852 domain-containing protein, with the protein MTTTTAPAPVHTHDSRSWFGKAEDWLDARGKGAWIAAMVLGFIFFWPIGLALLAYMIWSKRMFNGSCKSRRHSHGHRFNSSGNTAFDAYKADTLKRLEEEQGAFEAFLQRLRDSKDKSEFDAFMEDRAKVAKADDTAEA; encoded by the coding sequence ATGACCACCACAACCGCCCCCGCACCGGTCCACACCCATGACAGCCGAAGCTGGTTTGGTAAGGCCGAAGATTGGCTCGATGCACGCGGCAAAGGCGCATGGATCGCGGCGATGGTGCTTGGGTTCATCTTTTTCTGGCCCATCGGCCTCGCCCTTCTTGCCTACATGATATGGAGCAAACGCATGTTCAACGGATCCTGCAAATCTCGCCGCCACAGCCACGGGCACCGGTTCAACTCATCCGGCAACACCGCGTTCGATGCCTACAAGGCCGACACGCTGAAGCGCCTGGAAGAGGAGCAGGGCGCGTTTGAAGCCTTCCTGCAACGCCTGCGCGACAGTAAGGACAAGTCCGAGTTTGACGCGTTCATGGAAGATCGTGCCAAAGTGGCCAAGGCCGACGACACCGCCGAGGCGTAA
- a CDS encoding PhoX family protein, translating into MKDIDTSDLSWDDWDERVRPAPEVTDFDRVVETAMTRRGVLGSLVALGSGAAVMGTGLLRATTAIADGQINFAFQPIPIFTDNTVHVPDGYTWSTVARWGDPLFSGAPTFDNGHGVDGSDRIFGENTDGMELFRVGEAEVITVNHEYVNPAINIPERETPTEDDVMTLMNLQGVTVMEVARGEAGYEVVVDSPLNRRIHHNTPMTLAGPAAGHPLLQTAADPSGTEVFGTMNNCGSGRTLWGTYLTCEENFNGYFGSTDADLDLPEGFDRYGIDHESRYAYELYHARYDISQEPNEAHRFGYIVEIDPADPTSQPVKRTALGRFKHENAAMTLAEDGRVVVYMGDDERGEFMYKYVSNGTYTDGGPTDGLLDDGTLYAAYFSADGTGEWRALTPDTTQMDAAMICIHTRHAGSSVGATTMDRPEWVAVSTTLAEAYCCLTNNSRRAEGFTNAGGDPAEPAPGTPNPRAENRYGQIVRWRPDGEDHGADTFTWDLYVMAGNPVVGLGLYAGSDNVTEGNMFNSPDGMQVDSTGLIWIQTDGDDSNEGAFTGMGNNQMLIGHPETGEIARFLTGPSGSEVTGLTWNSDRTVAFVGIQHPGGTWPDGGDSLPRSSVIAVWRDDGAAIG; encoded by the coding sequence ATGAAAGACATCGATACGAGCGATTTGAGCTGGGATGATTGGGACGAGCGGGTGCGCCCGGCCCCGGAGGTGACGGATTTCGACCGCGTAGTGGAGACGGCCATGACACGCCGCGGCGTGCTGGGATCGCTGGTCGCGCTGGGGTCCGGGGCTGCGGTGATGGGCACGGGGCTGCTGCGCGCCACGACCGCGATTGCAGATGGTCAGATAAACTTCGCGTTCCAGCCGATCCCGATTTTCACCGACAACACGGTCCATGTGCCCGACGGCTATACCTGGAGCACCGTCGCGCGATGGGGCGACCCGCTGTTCTCGGGCGCGCCGACGTTCGACAATGGCCACGGCGTCGACGGCTCTGACAGGATTTTCGGCGAGAACACCGACGGGATGGAATTGTTCCGCGTGGGCGAGGCCGAGGTCATCACGGTCAACCATGAATATGTGAACCCCGCGATCAACATCCCCGAGCGCGAGACGCCGACCGAAGACGATGTGATGACGTTGATGAACCTTCAGGGCGTCACGGTCATGGAAGTGGCGCGGGGCGAGGCGGGATATGAGGTTGTCGTCGACAGCCCGCTCAACCGTCGCATCCACCACAACACGCCGATGACCCTTGCGGGACCCGCTGCCGGGCACCCGCTGCTGCAAACCGCCGCCGATCCGTCGGGGACAGAGGTGTTTGGAACGATGAACAATTGCGGGTCGGGCCGTACCCTGTGGGGCACCTATCTGACCTGCGAAGAAAACTTCAACGGCTACTTCGGCTCCACCGATGCGGATCTGGACCTGCCCGAGGGGTTCGACCGCTATGGCATCGATCATGAGAGCCGCTATGCGTATGAGCTGTATCATGCGCGCTATGATATCAGCCAAGAGCCCAATGAAGCGCATCGCTTTGGGTATATCGTAGAAATTGATCCCGCCGATCCGACGTCTCAGCCAGTAAAGCGCACAGCACTTGGGCGCTTCAAGCACGAGAATGCGGCCATGACCCTGGCCGAGGATGGCCGTGTTGTCGTTTATATGGGCGATGATGAACGCGGGGAGTTCATGTATAAATATGTGTCGAACGGCACCTATACCGACGGCGGCCCCACCGACGGCCTGCTGGATGACGGCACGCTCTACGCCGCCTATTTCAGCGCGGACGGCACCGGGGAATGGCGCGCGCTGACGCCCGACACGACGCAGATGGATGCCGCGATGATCTGCATCCACACCCGTCACGCGGGATCGAGCGTCGGGGCGACCACGATGGACCGGCCTGAGTGGGTGGCGGTGTCTACCACTTTGGCCGAGGCCTATTGCTGCCTGACCAACAACTCGCGCCGGGCCGAAGGGTTCACCAACGCCGGGGGCGATCCGGCAGAGCCCGCGCCCGGCACCCCGAACCCGCGCGCGGAAAATCGTTACGGGCAGATCGTGCGCTGGCGACCGGATGGCGAAGATCACGGGGCCGACACGTTCACCTGGGATCTTTACGTGATGGCAGGCAACCCGGTTGTGGGTCTGGGCCTTTATGCGGGGTCCGACAATGTGACCGAGGGCAATATGTTCAACTCGCCCGACGGCATGCAGGTCGACAGCACCGGGTTGATCTGGATCCAGACCGACGGCGACGACAGCAATGAGGGCGCGTTTACCGGCATGGGCAACAACCAGATGCTGATCGGTCACCCCGAAACCGGTGAGATCGCCCGCTTCCTAACCGGCCCCAGCGGCAGCGAAGTCACCGGCCTGACCTGGAACAGTGACCGCACGGTGGCGTTTGTGGGCATTCAGCACCCTGGCGGCACCTGGCCCGATGGCGGCGACAGCCTGCCCCGGTCCTCCGTGATCGCGGTCTGGCGCGATGATGGCGCTGCAATCGGCTGA
- a CDS encoding SRPBCC family protein: MSDVAQVEEVADRAVRITRSFPAPRATIWRAFTDKAVLVHWLAGPPGWEMEACDITLQPGGGYRWLWRHPDTGERFGFKGTYRVVEPGRRVIDKQRFDQDGQALPAHARTLNTVVFEDEGQGCRVTTIIRYPDQATRDMVVSEGLGEGMELSYQRLERLLLRVAA, encoded by the coding sequence ATGTCAGACGTTGCACAGGTGGAGGAGGTGGCGGATCGCGCCGTCCGCATCACGCGATCTTTCCCGGCACCCCGCGCCACGATCTGGCGGGCCTTCACCGACAAGGCTGTTCTGGTCCATTGGCTCGCCGGCCCGCCCGGGTGGGAGATGGAGGCGTGTGACATCACACTCCAGCCCGGCGGCGGCTATCGGTGGCTTTGGCGTCATCCGGATACGGGGGAGCGGTTCGGGTTCAAGGGAACCTACCGTGTGGTCGAGCCGGGGCGGCGCGTGATCGACAAACAGCGTTTCGATCAGGATGGGCAGGCTCTTCCGGCCCATGCACGCACGCTCAACACCGTGGTCTTCGAGGATGAGGGGCAGGGGTGCCGGGTCACGACAATCATCCGCTACCCGGATCAGGCCACCCGCGACATGGTCGTGAGCGAAGGCTTGGGTGAGGGGATGGAACTGTCCTACCAACGCCTCGAACGGCTGCTGCTGCGGGTGGCCGCCTGA
- a CDS encoding RDD family protein has product MTYSPLPDPTYDAAYYDGVLPKRFFAWVIDAGLMLAAMLILSILTAGIAFLLWIPVHLALAFFYRWSTIRTQSATLGMRLMNIELRGRNGARLTSAEAAVHTGAYLAFVTFFILQLISMGLMIARPLNRGLPDEIVGSVMINKPA; this is encoded by the coding sequence ATGACCTATTCACCCCTGCCCGACCCGACCTATGACGCTGCCTATTACGACGGTGTCTTGCCAAAGCGCTTCTTCGCGTGGGTCATCGACGCGGGCCTGATGCTGGCGGCGATGCTGATCCTCAGTATACTAACTGCGGGCATTGCGTTTCTTCTCTGGATCCCGGTGCATCTTGCGCTTGCATTCTTCTACCGGTGGAGCACGATCAGGACGCAATCGGCGACCCTGGGCATGCGGCTGATGAACATCGAACTGCGCGGGCGCAATGGCGCGCGGCTCACCAGCGCGGAGGCGGCCGTGCATACCGGTGCCTACCTTGCCTTCGTAACGTTTTTCATCCTGCAGCTGATCTCCATGGGCCTGATGATCGCCCGCCCCCTCAACCGTGGCCTGCCCGATGAGATTGTGGGTTCGGTCATGATCAACAAGCCCGCCTGA
- a CDS encoding acetolactate synthase 3 large subunit: protein MSQSTSQMTGAKMIVEALKEQGVDTVFGYPGGAVLPIYDEIFQQNAIRHILVRHEQGAVHAAEGYARSTGKPGVVLVTSGPGATNAVTGLTDALMDSIPIVCLTGQVPTFMIGSDAFQEADTVGITRPCTKMNWLVKETDRLADTIHQAFHIATSGRPGPVLVDIPKDVQFATGDYTTKPKAKVSHYQPKVKGDIEMITRLVEAMETAERPLFYTGGGVINSGDHASALLRELVEATGFPITSTLMGLGAYPASGEKWIGMLGMHGTYEANLAMHGCDLMINVGARFDDRITGRIADFSPGSRKGHIDIDPSSINKVIHADFPIIGDVGHVLEDILRVWKARGRKADRTSVQTWWTQIEAWKAVHCLDYKPSETTIKPQYALERLEALTKHRKDRFITTEVGQHQMWAAQFLGFDDPNRWMTSGGLGTMGYGVPASVGVQVAHPEGLVINVAGEASWMMNMQEMGTAAQYRLPVKQFILNNERLGMVRQWQELLHGERYSESWSEALPDFVKLAEAFGAKGILCSDPKDLDDAIMEMLNYDGPVIFDCLVEKHENCFPMIPSGKAHNEMLLGEADTAGAIGDAGGVLV, encoded by the coding sequence ATGTCCCAGAGCACGTCACAGATGACCGGAGCAAAAATGATCGTCGAAGCCCTGAAGGAACAGGGTGTCGACACTGTATTTGGCTATCCCGGCGGTGCCGTCCTTCCGATCTATGACGAAATCTTCCAGCAAAACGCGATCCGCCACATTCTGGTGCGCCACGAACAGGGCGCGGTTCATGCCGCCGAAGGCTATGCGCGGTCCACTGGCAAGCCGGGCGTGGTTCTGGTGACCTCCGGCCCTGGGGCCACGAATGCGGTGACCGGCCTGACCGACGCGCTGATGGACAGCATCCCGATCGTCTGCCTGACGGGTCAGGTGCCCACGTTCATGATCGGCTCCGATGCGTTTCAGGAAGCCGACACGGTCGGCATCACACGGCCCTGCACCAAGATGAACTGGCTAGTGAAGGAAACCGACCGTCTGGCCGACACCATTCACCAGGCCTTCCATATCGCCACGTCTGGCCGCCCCGGTCCCGTGTTGGTCGACATCCCCAAGGATGTGCAGTTTGCCACCGGCGACTACACCACCAAACCTAAGGCCAAGGTCAGCCACTACCAGCCGAAGGTGAAGGGCGACATTGAGATGATCACCCGCCTTGTCGAGGCGATGGAGACCGCTGAACGCCCCCTCTTCTATACTGGTGGCGGTGTGATCAATTCGGGCGACCATGCCAGCGCATTGCTGCGGGAGTTGGTGGAGGCCACGGGCTTTCCGATCACCTCCACCCTGATGGGTCTGGGCGCTTATCCGGCGTCCGGCGAGAAGTGGATCGGCATGTTGGGGATGCACGGCACCTATGAGGCCAATCTGGCCATGCATGGCTGTGACCTGATGATCAACGTCGGTGCGCGGTTCGATGACCGGATCACGGGTCGGATTGCAGATTTCTCTCCCGGCTCGCGCAAGGGCCACATCGACATCGACCCGTCGTCTATTAACAAAGTCATTCACGCCGATTTCCCGATCATCGGCGACGTGGGCCACGTGCTGGAAGATATCTTGCGCGTCTGGAAAGCCCGCGGGCGCAAGGCGGATCGCACGTCGGTGCAGACCTGGTGGACCCAGATCGAGGCGTGGAAAGCCGTGCACTGCCTTGACTACAAGCCGTCCGAGACCACGATCAAACCGCAATACGCGCTGGAACGGCTGGAGGCGCTGACCAAACATCGCAAGGACCGCTTCATCACGACCGAAGTGGGTCAGCACCAGATGTGGGCCGCGCAGTTTCTGGGCTTTGACGACCCGAACCGCTGGATGACCTCTGGCGGGCTCGGCACGATGGGCTACGGCGTGCCCGCATCGGTCGGCGTGCAGGTTGCGCATCCCGAGGGGCTGGTGATCAATGTCGCCGGTGAAGCCTCGTGGATGATGAACATGCAGGAAATGGGAACGGCGGCGCAGTACCGCCTGCCCGTCAAGCAGTTCATCCTGAATAACGAACGCCTTGGCATGGTCCGCCAGTGGCAGGAATTGCTCCACGGCGAGCGTTATTCTGAAAGCTGGTCCGAGGCCCTGCCCGATTTCGTGAAGCTGGCCGAGGCCTTTGGTGCCAAGGGTATCTTGTGCTCCGACCCCAAGGATCTGGACGACGCGATCATGGAGATGCTGAATTACGACGGCCCCGTGATCTTCGATTGTCTGGTCGAGAAGCACGAAAACTGCTTCCCGATGATCCCGTCCGGCAAAGCCCACAATGAAATGCTTCTGGGCGAGGCGGACACAGCGGGCGCCATTGGCGATGCGGGTGGGGTTTTGGTGTGA
- a CDS encoding VOC family protein: protein MHLALVTLLVPDYDDGMAFFVAGLGWDLLSDEDQGSKRWVTVAPRPASSSSKSCALLLAVATSDSQRKAVGLQTGGRVGFFLHTNDFAHDAARITAAGGAFIEEPRHEPYGIVAQWRDPWGNLWDLIQPA from the coding sequence ATGCATCTGGCGCTGGTGACGTTGTTGGTGCCGGACTATGACGATGGCATGGCTTTTTTTGTGGCGGGTCTGGGGTGGGATCTGCTCTCCGACGAAGATCAGGGCAGCAAACGCTGGGTCACGGTCGCTCCGCGCCCCGCCAGCTCCTCCTCGAAGAGCTGCGCTCTTCTCCTCGCAGTGGCCACGAGTGACTCACAGCGTAAGGCCGTTGGCCTACAGACCGGCGGTCGTGTGGGCTTTTTCCTGCATACCAATGACTTTGCCCACGATGCGGCACGGATCACCGCCGCCGGAGGGGCGTTTATCGAGGAGCCGCGGCACGAGCCCTACGGCATTGTCGCCCAATGGCGCGACCCCTGGGGCAACCTTTGGGACCTGATCCAGCCCGCCTGA
- a CDS encoding TRAP transporter small permease subunit codes for MLDLILWALTELVMAPVNIVRALLNAGSWLDWSNFENLARFIYYGASVELFFALFFIFGTITVIGMFKREFLWTCVRIQETFANAVGRTAAWVGLLMVLQQVMIVFLQRIFRVPDISMGPLGTVFTQDLSWWAEELKLYNAIVVTLCVTYTFVQGGHVRVDLVYSAVKFRTKKVLDMFGAVFFMLPVVTLTYMYAWFFMWRHLVVPNPSASSELDRMIMQARAMRWNVETIGFSPNGFNAYFLFKVLIVAYCVLVFLQAWSMFWRSYLEWKEGEASEAKYLDRDKLGDEDAERAAAIH; via the coding sequence ATGCTAGACCTGATCCTCTGGGCTCTGACCGAGCTCGTGATGGCCCCGGTGAATATCGTACGCGCGCTGCTCAACGCGGGCTCGTGGCTTGATTGGTCGAATTTCGAGAACCTTGCGCGCTTCATCTACTATGGCGCGTCCGTGGAACTCTTCTTCGCGCTCTTCTTCATCTTCGGGACGATCACCGTCATCGGGATGTTCAAGCGCGAGTTCCTCTGGACCTGCGTCCGCATCCAGGAAACCTTCGCCAATGCCGTCGGGCGGACCGCCGCCTGGGTTGGCCTTCTGATGGTCCTGCAACAGGTGATGATCGTGTTCCTGCAACGGATCTTCCGCGTTCCCGATATCTCCATGGGCCCGCTGGGGACCGTATTCACGCAAGACCTGTCGTGGTGGGCGGAAGAGCTGAAGCTCTATAACGCCATCGTCGTGACGCTTTGTGTGACCTATACCTTCGTGCAGGGTGGGCACGTTCGCGTGGACTTGGTCTATTCCGCCGTGAAATTCCGCACCAAGAAGGTGCTCGACATGTTCGGGGCCGTGTTCTTCATGCTGCCCGTCGTGACGCTGACTTACATGTATGCCTGGTTCTTCATGTGGCGCCACCTTGTGGTGCCCAACCCCTCCGCCTCCAGCGAGCTGGACCGCATGATCATGCAGGCCCGCGCCATGCGGTGGAACGTGGAAACCATCGGCTTCAGCCCCAACGGTTTCAACGCTTATTTCCTCTTCAAAGTGCTGATCGTGGCCTATTGCGTGCTGGTGTTCCTGCAAGCGTGGTCGATGTTCTGGCGCTCGTATCTGGAATGGAAAGAAGGCGAGGCCAGTGAGGCCAAATACCTCGACCGGGACAAGTTGGGGGATGAGGACGCCGAAAGGGCCGCCGCCATCCACTAG
- a CDS encoding TRAP transporter large permease yields MLFGLDGVEIGLIIVFLTLFGGIMTGFPVAFSIGGAGVISFAIIAALDSSGLLIHQAVDVRADEYLALIADGVPRETISTFRYPELPRIEEALFPGGWEVALDRNLSFIVNRMNERVIAGQSIEILLAVLMFVMMGITLERSKIANDLLTTMARVFGPLPGGLAVSIVIVGAFLAASTGIVGATVVTMGLLALPTMLRNNYSPELATGVIAASGTLGQIIPPSIVIVLLGTLAGDLYATGQEARAVAAGCRDALTYLGEPAVLSVGTLFQAALLPGIFLAFLYGAYSFGYALVFPSKAPAVQMGESSGEPVTRSEGLTWFLGVPAAIIIAVSLAASGGLVGGQSFSVSDMSDGPSSAALRTNVSEQCAAGMIELHGQEAWDAAVAEQAAIEAGGEDEAAHERSDEEMIAAIDAAIAAIPPVGSGVAALFVFLALVLTLARGISPSSSPVPLMIGGLGVALAFMADIAFLGPLTGPGTTFAILAIPFFLTAYGCYHAVGRLSQNELLRVVFPPLVLIVAVLGSILGGITNPTPAAALGAAGAIMLAAYRKLSDDRRGAKMIIWASFAIVIMIIVGVNFDLRMGRADVNLADWIAYIVTQFAYHFAFFGLLFACWTLLKTSVLGPVVRETAKVTSMVFTILIGSQVLNLTLIAFGGEHYIQQFLRAFDQEWVVFLLVMAILFVLGFVLDFLEIIYIVIPIVGPVIYGGTLDPKWVTIMIAVNLQTSFLTPPFGFALFYLRGVAPKSVTTGHIYRGVLPFVGIQVLGLAILWFFPGIVTIVPDLLPN; encoded by the coding sequence ATGCTGTTTGGATTGGACGGGGTCGAAATTGGCCTGATCATCGTGTTCCTCACGCTCTTTGGCGGGATCATGACGGGCTTCCCGGTGGCGTTTTCCATCGGCGGTGCAGGCGTGATTTCCTTTGCGATCATTGCGGCGCTGGACAGTTCCGGCCTGCTGATCCATCAGGCGGTGGACGTGCGGGCCGACGAATACCTGGCCCTGATCGCCGACGGCGTCCCCCGAGAGACGATATCAACCTTCCGATACCCGGAATTGCCCCGCATAGAAGAGGCCCTGTTCCCCGGTGGCTGGGAAGTGGCGCTGGATCGCAACCTGTCGTTCATCGTCAACCGCATGAATGAGCGTGTGATTGCGGGACAATCCATCGAGATTCTGCTGGCCGTTCTGATGTTCGTGATGATGGGCATCACGCTGGAACGCTCCAAGATCGCCAACGACCTGCTGACCACGATGGCGCGCGTGTTTGGCCCGCTGCCCGGCGGTCTGGCCGTGTCCATCGTGATCGTGGGCGCGTTTCTTGCGGCCTCCACCGGCATCGTCGGCGCGACCGTGGTAACCATGGGCCTGCTGGCCCTGCCCACGATGTTGCGCAACAACTATTCGCCTGAACTGGCCACGGGCGTCATCGCCGCGTCGGGCACGTTGGGGCAGATCATTCCGCCCTCCATCGTGATCGTCCTGCTTGGCACATTGGCCGGGGACCTCTACGCCACCGGGCAGGAGGCCCGCGCCGTGGCCGCTGGGTGCCGCGATGCATTGACCTATCTGGGGGAGCCTGCGGTTCTGTCGGTGGGGACGCTGTTCCAGGCCGCGCTGCTGCCCGGGATCTTCCTGGCATTCCTCTATGGCGCCTACTCCTTTGGCTACGCGCTGGTGTTCCCCTCCAAGGCGCCGGCCGTCCAGATGGGTGAAAGCTCGGGGGAACCGGTGACCCGCTCTGAGGGGCTGACATGGTTCCTTGGCGTACCTGCGGCGATCATCATCGCGGTCAGCCTCGCGGCGTCAGGCGGTCTTGTGGGGGGTCAGTCGTTCAGCGTCTCAGACATGTCCGATGGCCCGTCGAGTGCTGCACTGCGCACGAATGTGTCCGAGCAATGCGCCGCCGGTATGATCGAGCTGCATGGCCAAGAGGCCTGGGACGCTGCCGTCGCCGAACAGGCCGCGATTGAGGCCGGGGGCGAGGACGAAGCCGCCCATGAGCGGTCCGATGAGGAGATGATCGCCGCCATTGATGCCGCGATTGCGGCGATCCCGCCTGTCGGCAGTGGCGTGGCCGCGCTGTTCGTGTTTCTGGCGCTGGTCCTGACCCTTGCGCGTGGCATTTCGCCGTCCTCCTCGCCGGTGCCGCTGATGATTGGCGGTCTGGGTGTGGCGCTCGCGTTCATGGCCGATATCGCGTTCCTTGGCCCATTGACCGGCCCGGGGACGACCTTCGCGATCCTCGCGATCCCGTTCTTTCTCACGGCCTATGGCTGCTACCACGCCGTTGGTCGCCTGTCCCAGAACGAGCTTCTGCGCGTCGTCTTCCCGCCTCTGGTGCTGATCGTGGCGGTCCTGGGCTCGATCCTGGGCGGTATCACCAACCCCACGCCCGCTGCGGCATTGGGGGCGGCAGGTGCCATCATGCTGGCCGCCTACCGAAAGTTGTCGGATGATCGGCGCGGCGCAAAGATGATAATTTGGGCGTCCTTTGCCATTGTCATCATGATCATCGTGGGCGTGAACTTTGACCTGCGCATGGGGCGCGCCGATGTGAACCTGGCTGACTGGATCGCCTATATCGTGACGCAGTTTGCCTACCACTTCGCGTTTTTCGGCCTGTTATTTGCCTGCTGGACGCTGCTGAAGACGTCGGTCCTTGGTCCGGTGGTGCGAGAGACGGCGAAGGTCACGAGCATGGTGTTCACGATCCTCATTGGCTCTCAGGTCCTGAACCTGACGCTGATCGCCTTTGGCGGAGAGCATTACATCCAGCAATTCCTGCGGGCGTTTGATCAGGAGTGGGTGGTGTTCCTGCTGGTGATGGCGATCCTGTTCGTTCTGGGCTTTGTGCTCGACTTCCTGGAGATCATCTACATCGTGATCCCCATCGTGGGGCCGGTGATCTATGGCGGCACGTTGGATCCCAAATGGGTGACGATCATGATCGCGGTGAACTTGCAGACGTCCTTCCTGACGCCACCGTTCGGATTTGCGCTCTTCTACCTTCGAGGGGTCGCGCCGAAATCGGTGACGACCGGGCATATCTACCGAGGGGTGCTGCCATTCGTCGGCATCCAGGTGTTGGGCCTCGCGATCCTGTGGTTCTTCCCGGGCATCGTGACCATTGTGCCGGATCTGCTGCCGAACTGA
- a CDS encoding TRAP transporter substrate-binding protein has product MDRRSFLRTSAVGGAAAASTTLAAPLYAQGNRELTLVTSVPDGFAIFDDAAQLAIDYVAAMTDGQLTFNKMSAGTLVGAFEVFDAVSSGQADVYHSAEYYFLNQHPAFAFFTSVPFGMTSQEMANWYYRRNGQELHDELSSLFGLKPIMCGMTAMQPGGWFNTEINSAEDLQGLRFRMPGQGGQVLGRLGASVQNVPGGEIYQALSSGQIDGAEWIGPYADERMGFQEVTNTYYAAGFHEPGSALCMGFNLEIWESLTPQQQQIINVACQAAHAQNTALSLAENGAALARLQAGGVQVRQFPEDVWDAFGAAAAEVREENMGDEIYANIANSYFASQAESAGWYEIADGEYQRQRNRVNAG; this is encoded by the coding sequence ATGGATCGTCGTTCTTTTTTGCGGACTTCTGCCGTCGGCGGGGCAGCAGCCGCGTCCACCACACTGGCAGCACCGCTTTATGCCCAGGGCAATCGTGAGCTGACACTTGTCACCTCCGTGCCGGACGGTTTCGCGATTTTCGATGACGCCGCGCAGCTGGCCATCGACTATGTCGCCGCCATGACGGACGGTCAGCTGACCTTCAACAAGATGTCCGCGGGCACGCTTGTGGGTGCGTTCGAAGTGTTTGACGCCGTGTCTTCGGGGCAGGCGGATGTGTATCACTCCGCGGAATATTACTTCCTGAACCAGCACCCTGCGTTTGCCTTCTTCACGTCAGTGCCCTTCGGCATGACGTCGCAGGAAATGGCCAACTGGTATTATCGCCGCAACGGTCAGGAGCTGCATGACGAACTGTCCTCGCTGTTCGGTCTGAAGCCGATCATGTGCGGTATGACCGCGATGCAGCCCGGTGGTTGGTTCAACACGGAAATCAACTCCGCCGAAGATCTTCAGGGTCTGCGCTTCCGGATGCCGGGCCAGGGTGGTCAGGTGCTCGGTCGCCTCGGCGCCTCTGTTCAAAACGTTCCGGGCGGTGAGATCTACCAGGCGCTGTCCTCGGGCCAGATCGACGGGGCTGAGTGGATCGGTCCCTATGCGGATGAGCGGATGGGCTTCCAGGAAGTCACCAACACCTACTATGCCGCTGGTTTCCACGAGCCGGGTTCTGCCCTGTGCATGGGCTTCAACCTGGAGATCTGGGAGTCCCTGACACCCCAGCAGCAGCAGATCATCAACGTGGCCTGCCAGGCAGCTCACGCCCAGAACACGGCGCTGTCGCTGGCAGAAAACGGGGCCGCTCTGGCCCGTCTGCAAGCCGGTGGTGTCCAGGTTCGTCAGTTCCCCGAGGATGTCTGGGATGCCTTCGGTGCAGCCGCCGCCGAGGTGCGCGAAGAGAATATGGGCGACGAGATCTATGCCAACATCGCGAACTCCTACTTCGCGTCGCAGGCAGAATCGGCCGGTTGGTACGAGATTGCCGATGGCGAATACCAGCGTCAGCGTAACCGCGTGAACGCAGGCTGA